Proteins from a genomic interval of Azospirillaceae bacterium:
- a CDS encoding N-acetyltransferase, whose amino-acid sequence MIITDELPTDAAAIEALLDAAFGPGRFTKTVYKLREGVDPLPELSLVARDADGRLIGSIRYWPVMLGDTPSIMLGPVAIAAEWQGKGVGGELIRRSMARAADLGHPHIILVGDAPYYGRFGFRRDLAESLMLPGPVDPNRFLAAELVPGAMAGVSGLVGKAPVPLAAMVKPMPVRLRRRLGRTA is encoded by the coding sequence ATGATCATCACCGACGAACTGCCCACCGACGCCGCGGCCATCGAAGCCCTGCTGGACGCCGCCTTCGGCCCCGGCCGCTTCACCAAGACCGTGTACAAGCTGCGCGAGGGCGTGGACCCGTTGCCCGAACTGTCGCTGGTGGCGCGGGACGCGGACGGCCGTCTGATCGGCTCGATCCGGTATTGGCCGGTGATGCTGGGCGACACGCCGTCGATCATGCTGGGGCCGGTGGCGATCGCGGCGGAGTGGCAGGGCAAGGGCGTTGGCGGCGAACTGATCCGCCGGTCCATGGCCCGCGCGGCCGACCTGGGCCACCCGCACATCATTCTGGTGGGCGACGCGCCGTACTACGGCCGCTTCGGCTTCCGCCGGGATCTGGCGGAAAGCCTGATGCTGCCCGGCCCGGTGGACCCGAACCGGTTCCTGGCGGCGGAACTGGTGCCGGGCGCGATGGCCGGCGTGTCGGGCCTAGTGGGCAAGGCGCCAGTGCCGCTGGCGGCGATGGTCAAGCCGATGCCTGTGCGCCTGCGCCGCCGGTTGGGCCGCACGGCGTAG
- a CDS encoding anti-phage deoxyguanosine triphosphatase: protein MDTVAFEDRFWGAEPLREDDERDQYQRDKARVIHSAAFRRLQAKTQVMGVGEGDFHRTRLTHSIEAAQIGEGIVGSLKKRNPADSEIQTWFPSNELIAAACYAHDLGHPPFGHGGERALHRRMLDFGGFEGNGQTLRILTRLEKYRPRQGMNPTRRLLLAVLKYPAPMSAFQMDKYTSKPPKCYFDTEDDIVNWMLRLPFRPGEIKIFRESRDGDGKPCHRTLDCSIMECADDIAYGVHDLEDVVARHLIQKDESLEALKNLFNNNGRIIGIGEKAVSFEDFATNLFSNESANRKKLIGKLVHLFITSVTVKQETAFDHPLLRYRACFDAPIAALLKQLKQLTYDLVVQRAEVQQLEHRGQRIVERLFDALLEDPERLIPMQTWTFLNPGDSRERRVCDYIAGMTDPFAERIYKRLFIPGTGSSHDEL from the coding sequence ATGGATACGGTCGCATTCGAAGACCGATTTTGGGGAGCGGAACCGCTCAGGGAGGACGACGAGCGAGACCAGTACCAACGTGACAAGGCCAGGGTCATCCATTCCGCTGCATTCCGGCGGCTCCAGGCAAAAACCCAAGTCATGGGCGTGGGTGAGGGGGATTTCCACCGCACGCGGCTGACCCATTCAATTGAAGCAGCGCAGATCGGCGAGGGCATTGTTGGTTCGCTGAAAAAGCGGAACCCTGCCGATTCGGAAATTCAGACATGGTTTCCGTCAAATGAACTGATTGCAGCGGCATGTTATGCCCATGATCTCGGGCATCCCCCTTTCGGCCACGGCGGGGAGAGAGCCCTCCATCGCAGGATGTTGGATTTCGGTGGGTTTGAAGGGAATGGGCAGACCCTAAGAATTTTAACACGGCTTGAAAAGTACAGACCTCGACAGGGTATGAATCCAACTCGCCGGCTTTTGCTAGCCGTCCTTAAATACCCGGCACCGATGTCCGCTTTCCAAATGGATAAATACACTAGTAAGCCGCCAAAGTGTTATTTTGATACCGAAGATGATATAGTTAACTGGATGCTTCGTCTTCCATTCCGTCCTGGTGAGATTAAGATATTTCGGGAAAGCCGCGACGGAGATGGGAAACCTTGCCATCGTACACTAGATTGCTCGATTATGGAGTGTGCGGACGACATAGCCTATGGCGTCCATGATTTGGAAGATGTTGTTGCACGTCATCTCATCCAAAAAGATGAGTCTCTTGAGGCACTGAAAAATCTGTTTAACAATAATGGACGGATCATTGGTATTGGCGAAAAGGCAGTTAGCTTTGAAGATTTCGCAACAAACCTTTTCAGCAACGAAAGCGCTAACCGGAAGAAGCTGATTGGTAAGCTGGTCCACCTTTTCATCACCTCGGTGACAGTGAAGCAGGAGACCGCCTTCGACCATCCGCTCCTCCGTTATCGTGCCTGCTTCGATGCGCCAATAGCGGCTTTGTTGAAGCAGCTCAAGCAGCTCACCTATGACCTCGTTGTTCAACGGGCGGAGGTGCAGCAGCTTGAGCATCGGGGCCAGAGGATCGTGGAACGCCTCTTCGATGCACTTTTGGAGGATCCCGAGCGGTTGATTCCAATGCAGACCTGGACGTTCCTTAACCCTGGCGACTCGCGGGAACGGCGGGTTTGCGATTACATCGCCGGTATGACCGACCCGTTTGCCGAACGCATCTACAAGCGCCTGTTTATTCCGGGAACCGGTTCGAGCCACGACGAGCTGTAG
- a CDS encoding DUF262 domain-containing protein: MSTQRYSVAPHPIDTLLAWVKSGEIAIPEIQRPFVWDATRVRNLLDSLYKGFPVGYLIAWRNPNVKLKDGTLSAGKRILIDGQQRVTALMAGLLGQEVLTKDYESVRIRIAFHPVEEKFEVSNPAIQKDAAWIPDIAEVFRPGASVFGLVNGYAAANPGIGQDELFRRIERLRGIVNNHIGIIELAEDLDIETVTEIFIRVNSAGAALSQADFAMSKIAANESYGGNALRKAIEYFCHMAVQPDFHGTITRRDAAFAATDYFQKMAWLRNVQDDIYDPSYTDMLRVAFTSEFGRGKLQDLVALLSGRNFETKQYEDAIAEESFARLRQGVVRFINETSFKQLVMILRSAGFVSSDLIGGKNAVNFAYILYLRGKATGMDPAAIERMVRRWYVMSVLTGRYAGNPETAFDFDIRQIEGRGPGAYVDSVVAGELSEGFWSTLLPQQMETSSASSPQFLVFLAAQVKMGDRGFLSRDITVQDLILNKSDVHHIFPRSLLKKQGLSRGRYNQIANFAVAQSEINIRISDRAPSTYFADLLAQCETKVPRYGGITEHDELIENLRQHCIPEAVFGSLGADYEAFLDARRKLMAEKIRHYYALL; the protein is encoded by the coding sequence ATGTCCACCCAGCGCTACTCCGTCGCCCCGCACCCCATTGACACCCTGTTGGCCTGGGTCAAATCCGGGGAGATCGCCATCCCCGAGATCCAGCGGCCTTTCGTCTGGGACGCGACGCGGGTCCGCAACCTGCTGGACAGCCTCTACAAGGGCTTTCCCGTGGGCTACCTGATCGCCTGGCGGAATCCGAACGTGAAGCTGAAGGACGGCACCTTATCGGCCGGCAAGCGCATCCTGATCGATGGGCAGCAGCGGGTGACGGCGCTGATGGCGGGGCTGCTGGGGCAGGAGGTGCTGACCAAGGACTACGAGTCGGTCCGCATCCGCATCGCGTTCCACCCGGTCGAAGAGAAGTTCGAGGTCTCCAACCCCGCCATCCAGAAAGACGCCGCCTGGATCCCCGACATCGCGGAGGTCTTCCGGCCGGGCGCCAGCGTCTTCGGCCTGGTGAACGGGTACGCTGCGGCCAATCCCGGCATCGGGCAGGACGAGCTGTTCCGCCGCATCGAGCGGCTGCGCGGCATTGTCAACAACCACATCGGCATCATCGAGCTGGCCGAGGATCTCGACATCGAGACGGTGACCGAGATCTTCATCCGCGTGAACTCGGCCGGCGCGGCGCTCAGCCAAGCGGACTTCGCCATGTCGAAGATCGCCGCCAACGAAAGCTACGGCGGCAACGCCCTGCGCAAGGCCATCGAGTATTTCTGCCACATGGCGGTGCAGCCGGACTTCCATGGCACCATCACGAGGCGGGACGCAGCATTCGCGGCAACCGACTACTTCCAGAAGATGGCATGGCTGCGCAACGTGCAGGACGACATCTACGATCCCAGCTACACCGACATGCTGCGGGTCGCCTTCACCAGCGAATTCGGTCGCGGCAAGCTGCAGGATCTGGTCGCCCTGCTGTCCGGCCGCAACTTCGAGACCAAGCAGTACGAGGACGCCATCGCCGAGGAGAGCTTCGCGCGACTGCGCCAGGGCGTTGTGCGGTTCATCAACGAAACCAGCTTCAAGCAGCTGGTGATGATCCTGCGCTCGGCCGGCTTCGTCAGCAGCGACCTGATCGGCGGCAAGAACGCGGTGAACTTCGCCTACATCCTCTACCTGCGCGGCAAGGCCACCGGCATGGACCCGGCCGCGATCGAGCGCATGGTGCGGCGCTGGTACGTCATGTCGGTGCTCACCGGACGCTACGCCGGTAATCCGGAGACCGCCTTCGACTTCGACATCCGCCAGATCGAGGGACGCGGCCCGGGCGCTTATGTGGACAGTGTGGTCGCCGGCGAGCTGTCGGAGGGCTTCTGGAGCACGCTGCTGCCCCAGCAGATGGAAACCTCCTCCGCCTCAAGCCCCCAGTTCCTGGTGTTCCTGGCGGCCCAGGTGAAGATGGGGGACAGGGGGTTCCTGTCGCGCGACATCACGGTCCAGGATCTGATCCTGAACAAGAGCGACGTTCACCACATCTTCCCCCGCAGCCTGCTGAAGAAGCAGGGGTTGAGCCGCGGCCGTTACAACCAGATTGCCAACTTCGCCGTCGCCCAGAGCGAGATCAACATCCGCATCAGCGACCGCGCGCCGTCCACCTACTTCGCCGACCTGCTGGCCCAGTGCGAGACCAAGGTGCCGCGCTACGGCGGCATCACCGAGCATGACGAGCTGATAGAGAACCTGCGCCAACACTGCATTCCCGAGGCCGTCTTCGGCTCTCTGGGAGCGGACTACGAGGCGTTCCTGGATGCCCGCCGGAAGCTGATGGCGGAAAAGATCCGGCACTATTACGCCCTGCTGTGA
- a CDS encoding ATP-binding cassette domain-containing protein, producing MTNGQGAGLELRGVTLALRGHVLIDGLDLRVRPGEVATVMGPSGSGKSTLLAYVGGGLAPTFRGSGAVRVDGVRVEHLAPHRRRVGLLFQDDLLFPHMSVGGNIAFGLPASVRGAARRAAVEAALAEAGLAGFADRDPATLSGGQRARVALLRTLASAPRALLLDEPFGKLDADLRARFRAFVFEHARARGLPVLLVTHDAADAAAAGGPVVRLGRHVRPDEKSFDPEPASPV from the coding sequence ATGACGAACGGGCAGGGGGCCGGACTGGAGCTGCGCGGCGTGACCCTTGCGTTGCGCGGGCATGTGCTGATCGACGGGTTGGACCTGCGCGTCCGGCCGGGGGAGGTCGCGACGGTGATGGGGCCCAGCGGGTCGGGCAAATCCACGCTGCTGGCCTATGTCGGCGGGGGACTGGCGCCGACGTTCCGGGGCTCGGGCGCCGTGCGGGTGGACGGTGTGCGGGTGGAGCACCTGGCCCCGCACCGCCGGCGGGTGGGGTTGCTGTTCCAGGACGATCTGCTGTTCCCACACATGTCGGTGGGCGGCAACATCGCCTTTGGCCTGCCGGCGTCGGTGCGGGGGGCGGCCCGGCGGGCGGCGGTGGAGGCGGCCCTGGCCGAGGCGGGGCTCGCCGGTTTCGCCGACCGCGACCCCGCCACCCTGTCGGGCGGACAGCGGGCGCGGGTGGCGCTGCTGCGCACGCTGGCCTCGGCCCCGCGCGCGCTGCTGCTGGACGAGCCGTTCGGCAAGCTGGACGCGGACCTGCGCGCCCGGTTCCGCGCCTTTGTGTTCGAGCACGCGCGGGCGCGGGGCCTGCCGGTCCTGCTGGTGACGCACGACGCGGCCGACGCCGCGGCGGCGGGGGGGCCGGTGGTGCGGCTGGGCCGGCATGTCCGCCCGGATGAAAAATCGTTTGATCCGGAACCGGCTTCGCCTGTTTAA